One Fibrobacter sp. UWB13 DNA window includes the following coding sequences:
- a CDS encoding YbbR-like domain-containing protein, producing MGNIILKITALVCAMALWFYVISLKDFQLTMEVPLTFVKLPEALAIASKPPSTVSVTVEGKPLDLIRLQSQKQAAMVVDMHLAELGSRRIHLDSKNFVAPNFATVHYVEPDNQYLFIDVAVDTRIERSIPIKSNTNFNAAPGYVIVQQPKLLQEDLKVSGARNALTRIIDIPTDSIFIDSIKSSQTFSVKLQTEQLPPFVTPSDTVAKIFVDVQKIKSKEFKNIPIQLIGFYDRALNTLSPQQATVEITGGEKVIEAVNSNDIELFIEYNRFAIEDADSLAPTVKLNLPPDIDRSMSIKAILVKPDKIKLIKTKTEDDNKDEEYGI from the coding sequence ATGGGAAACATCATATTAAAGATTACCGCCTTGGTATGCGCGATGGCCCTCTGGTTCTATGTCATCTCGCTGAAGGACTTCCAACTGACGATGGAAGTTCCGCTTACGTTCGTGAAGTTGCCCGAAGCGCTCGCGATTGCATCGAAGCCGCCTAGCACAGTTTCGGTGACCGTCGAAGGCAAGCCCCTGGACCTTATCCGCCTGCAGTCGCAAAAGCAGGCCGCGATGGTTGTCGACATGCACCTCGCTGAACTCGGTTCCAGGCGCATCCACCTCGATTCCAAGAACTTTGTCGCCCCGAACTTTGCTACCGTCCACTACGTGGAACCGGACAACCAGTACCTCTTTATCGATGTCGCCGTCGATACGCGTATTGAGCGCAGCATCCCCATCAAGAGCAATACGAATTTTAACGCCGCTCCGGGCTATGTGATTGTGCAGCAGCCCAAGCTTTTGCAAGAAGACTTGAAGGTTTCTGGTGCCCGTAACGCCCTCACGCGAATCATCGATATCCCGACAGATTCCATCTTTATCGACAGCATCAAATCGAGCCAGACGTTCTCCGTAAAGCTCCAGACCGAACAGTTACCGCCGTTCGTGACGCCCAGCGATACCGTCGCCAAAATTTTTGTCGATGTCCAGAAAATCAAGTCCAAGGAATTCAAGAACATCCCCATCCAGCTGATTGGTTTCTATGACCGTGCCTTGAATACGCTCTCGCCGCAGCAGGCGACCGTCGAAATTACCGGCGGTGAAAAAGTCATTGAAGCCGTGAACAGCAACGACATTGAACTTTTTATTGAATACAACCGCTTCGCTATTGAAGATGCGGACAGCCTCGCTCCCACAGTCAAGTTGAACTTGCCGCCCGATATCGACCGCAGCATGTCCATCAAGGCAATCCTTGTCAAACCGGACAAGATCAAGCTCATCAAGACAAAGACCGAGGACGATAATAAAGACGAGGAATACGGAATATGA
- a CDS encoding murein hydrolase activator EnvC, which translates to MRLVCRFIPLLVFIFAVVAGSAVSSYAAPKKTDAQIDEQKNALKKLEVDLAKKREELAVLETEEKGVLNTISLLDQNLNRTRSYLSELTRNEDMLQGAVKQLVMDIDSLDAKIKARKRAMRKRIRNLYVHGRSNDAEILFELLTKNGNPEREVYWVHHLLTRDREDVETLRQLIAERTQKQQTQEKHLAELSRLRSRKAVEERGLVAQMNGQARMLNSLKHDKAVQRMALKEFERNQKTMLALLKKLEQRRKREIEEAKRAEAARLAALKKKEREAEKKRQAADKKREAEKKREAEIAQKQTPVSHFKGPKCMPLDGPIISEYGLQEHPVLHIMTRNLGVEIRGKRGGRIRAAAAGTVAMVAEIDGRGPSVIIEHEDGTYTVYGHMKAIHVQEGKSVKKCEEIGEVGDIASLNGIKLYFQVSEGTQTVDPLQWLKQR; encoded by the coding sequence ATGCGACTTGTTTGCCGGTTCATTCCGCTTTTGGTTTTCATCTTTGCCGTGGTGGCGGGTTCTGCAGTTTCGTCTTATGCAGCCCCGAAAAAGACCGATGCGCAGATCGATGAACAGAAGAACGCCCTCAAAAAGCTGGAGGTCGATCTTGCGAAAAAGCGTGAAGAACTTGCCGTCCTTGAAACCGAAGAAAAGGGCGTCTTGAATACGATTTCGCTTTTGGACCAGAACTTGAACCGTACCAGGTCTTACCTTTCGGAACTGACCCGCAATGAGGATATGTTGCAGGGGGCGGTCAAGCAATTGGTAATGGATATTGATTCTCTCGATGCTAAAATCAAGGCCCGCAAACGCGCCATGAGAAAGCGTATCCGTAATTTGTATGTACACGGTCGCAGTAACGATGCCGAAATCCTTTTTGAACTTTTGACAAAGAACGGGAACCCGGAACGCGAAGTTTACTGGGTGCATCATTTGCTAACCCGCGACCGCGAAGACGTGGAAACGCTCCGCCAGCTCATTGCCGAACGCACGCAGAAACAGCAGACGCAAGAAAAGCATTTGGCAGAACTTTCGAGACTTCGTTCCCGCAAGGCGGTCGAAGAACGCGGTCTTGTCGCGCAGATGAACGGTCAGGCTCGAATGCTGAATTCCCTCAAGCACGACAAGGCTGTGCAGCGCATGGCGCTCAAGGAATTCGAACGCAACCAGAAGACCATGCTTGCGCTCCTCAAGAAACTTGAGCAGCGCCGCAAGCGAGAAATCGAAGAAGCGAAGCGCGCCGAGGCAGCCCGCCTCGCCGCCCTCAAGAAGAAGGAACGCGAAGCCGAGAAAAAACGCCAAGCTGCCGACAAGAAGCGTGAGGCGGAAAAGAAACGTGAGGCAGAGATCGCCCAAAAGCAGACTCCGGTATCGCATTTCAAAGGCCCCAAGTGCATGCCGCTCGACGGTCCGATTATCAGCGAATACGGTCTGCAAGAACACCCGGTGCTCCACATCATGACGCGTAACCTCGGGGTGGAAATTCGCGGAAAGCGTGGTGGACGCATCCGTGCCGCAGCTGCCGGAACTGTAGCGATGGTCGCCGAAATTGACGGCCGCGGCCCCTCTGTTATCATTGAACACGAAGATGGAACGTACACGGTGTACGGTCACATGAAGGCAATCCACGTCCAAGAGGGCAAAAGTGTCAAGAAATGCGAAGAAATTGGAGAAGTGGGCGATATCGCTTCGTTAAATGGTATTAAATTGTATTTCCAAGTCAGCGAAGGGACACAGACCGTGGACCCGTTGCAATGGTTGAAACAGAGATGA
- a CDS encoding biotin--[acetyl-CoA-carboxylase] ligase codes for MFSQERNFTDWQLTGFGDAPAFLFETIGSTHKLMKSMAASGEIAPGTLFVADSQSDGHGRHERTWDSPAGKNLYFNILIPLDNIPASNFAQITQVAALTFAETFNNIQEGDAIASRDCAGAPKITVKWPNDILYGKSKFCGILAEVVYTRWRSPNKSGMTSENAPRPALSMGVGINVNSAPADYAHLNRAVTTLKTIFGHAINREKLLQALIGNLERAIGQFKAFGIRPWVEAWKRMDQFIGARGTIIVNNNCTDQNRDTGEGSVKKTGRIINMNDDGSLLFECDDGTVETVISADLEI; via the coding sequence ATGTTTTCACAGGAACGCAATTTTACAGACTGGCAGCTCACAGGCTTTGGCGATGCCCCCGCCTTCCTTTTCGAGACGATAGGCAGCACCCACAAGCTCATGAAATCCATGGCAGCCTCCGGTGAAATTGCCCCCGGCACGCTTTTTGTGGCAGACTCGCAGAGCGATGGGCATGGTCGCCACGAACGCACTTGGGACTCCCCCGCCGGCAAAAACCTTTACTTTAACATTTTAATCCCGCTCGACAACATCCCCGCCAGCAACTTTGCACAAATCACGCAAGTTGCAGCCCTCACATTTGCAGAGACATTCAACAATATTCAAGAAGGCGATGCAATTGCAAGCCGGGATTGCGCGGGCGCACCAAAAATCACGGTCAAGTGGCCCAACGACATTCTCTACGGCAAAAGCAAGTTCTGCGGGATTCTCGCGGAGGTTGTTTATACAAGATGGCGATCCCCGAACAAGTCGGGGATGACAAGTGAGAATGCGCCGCGCCCCGCCCTCTCGATGGGAGTCGGCATCAACGTCAACAGCGCCCCCGCCGATTACGCCCACCTGAACCGCGCTGTAACCACGCTTAAAACCATCTTCGGGCATGCCATCAACCGCGAAAAGCTTTTGCAAGCACTTATCGGGAATCTCGAACGCGCCATCGGGCAGTTCAAAGCCTTCGGTATTCGCCCGTGGGTCGAAGCCTGGAAACGCATGGACCAGTTCATCGGCGCCCGTGGCACCATCATCGTGAACAACAACTGCACCGATCAAAACCGCGATACCGGCGAAGGCTCCGTCAAAAAAACAGGTCGCATCATCAACATGAACGATGACGGCAGCCTGCTCTTCGAATGCGATGACGGCACTGTAGAAACCGTCATCTCCGCTGATCTGGAAATTTAA
- the tsaD gene encoding tRNA (adenosine(37)-N6)-threonylcarbamoyltransferase complex transferase subunit TsaD has translation MIWLGIESSCDETACAVLQDEPLKVLSNPLYSQIDEHALYGGVVPEIAARAHLQKIAPIAEAAVKEAGIELKDIDAIAYTTGPGLMGPLLVGASFAKGLARDLNIPAYGMNHLEGHLAAAWLSNPDIEPPFLTLTVSGGHTELVMEEPGFKYTSIGRTRDDAAGEAFDKCGKLIGLKYPAGATISRLGKDHNRKFVEFPRALHTHDSCEFSFSGLKTAVLRYTETHDPEFIQQNLGDICASLEDAIVDSLVTKTINALKKTKMKTLVMGGGVSANSWLRTRLQDYCDKKGIRFCVPDRSLSTDNGAMIAAAAIRRKLQGKLESIDVVKPWMPLAL, from the coding sequence ATGATTTGGCTTGGAATTGAATCCAGCTGCGATGAAACCGCCTGCGCCGTTTTGCAGGACGAACCTTTAAAAGTTCTTTCGAACCCGCTCTATAGCCAAATTGACGAACACGCCCTCTATGGTGGTGTTGTTCCCGAAATTGCAGCCCGTGCGCACTTGCAAAAGATTGCGCCCATCGCCGAAGCTGCCGTCAAGGAAGCAGGCATCGAACTCAAGGACATCGACGCGATTGCGTACACCACAGGCCCGGGCCTCATGGGACCGCTCCTCGTCGGTGCAAGCTTTGCCAAAGGTCTCGCCCGCGATTTGAACATCCCAGCTTACGGCATGAACCATCTCGAAGGCCACCTCGCCGCCGCATGGCTCTCGAACCCGGACATTGAACCGCCGTTCTTGACGCTTACCGTCTCGGGCGGGCACACGGAACTAGTGATGGAAGAACCGGGATTCAAGTACACAAGCATCGGTCGCACCCGCGATGATGCCGCCGGCGAAGCATTCGACAAATGCGGAAAGCTTATCGGTCTCAAGTACCCCGCAGGCGCAACCATTAGCCGCCTCGGCAAAGACCACAACCGCAAATTTGTGGAATTCCCGCGTGCGCTCCACACGCACGACAGCTGCGAATTCTCGTTCAGCGGCTTAAAGACCGCCGTGCTCCGTTACACCGAAACACACGACCCGGAATTTATCCAGCAGAACCTCGGTGACATTTGCGCCTCGCTCGAAGACGCGATTGTCGATAGCCTTGTCACAAAGACCATCAACGCGCTCAAGAAGACAAAGATGAAGACGCTCGTGATGGGCGGTGGCGTGAGTGCAAACAGCTGGTTGCGCACCCGCTTGCAGGATTACTGCGACAAGAAGGGTATCCGCTTCTGCGTGCCGGACCGTAGTCTGAGTACAGACAACGGAGCGATGATTGCCGCAGCCGCCATCCGCCGCAAGTTGCAGGGCAAGCTCGAGTCCATCGATGTCGTGAAACCGTGGATGCCGCTCGCTCTTTAG
- a CDS encoding ABC transporter permease, with protein MFGQLGYLISESFRGWKQHRTVILPSLLTIFLCSLLLAASFTALGVSFKLLSVEKSLYVIEAFLNENVPEDSIAVIQTRLEHTRHVESVSFVSADSALVDFSNHFSSDMLELVEGNPIPAFFRVSLSEEARNPADLFEVRNTIAEEAYFEEVQAPIKWASRIASWKFKMIFWPICISILLLITLSLIICNSVRLSLMSRKLLVENMKYAGGSYLFIEFPFVLEGAMQGFLGSGVAILLLGLVIRSLVQMFPIVASGVAYFGIVALFTVLLETMLAGYFSFRTVRSFLFEKKGEQE; from the coding sequence GTGTTCGGACAATTAGGTTACTTAATATCGGAATCTTTTAGAGGATGGAAGCAACACCGCACGGTGATTCTCCCGTCTCTGTTGACGATTTTCCTGTGCTCGCTTTTGCTTGCGGCTTCTTTTACGGCGCTCGGCGTCTCGTTTAAGCTCCTCTCGGTCGAAAAATCGCTGTACGTGATTGAAGCATTCTTGAACGAGAACGTTCCCGAAGATTCCATTGCGGTAATCCAGACGCGGCTTGAGCATACGCGCCATGTGGAATCCGTCTCGTTTGTGAGTGCGGATTCTGCGCTTGTGGATTTTAGCAACCATTTCTCGTCGGACATGCTGGAACTTGTCGAAGGGAATCCGATCCCCGCGTTTTTCCGTGTGTCCTTGAGCGAAGAGGCGCGCAACCCGGCAGACCTTTTCGAAGTGCGCAACACGATTGCCGAAGAAGCTTATTTTGAAGAGGTGCAGGCTCCGATAAAATGGGCTTCGCGAATTGCATCGTGGAAGTTCAAGATGATTTTCTGGCCGATCTGCATCAGTATTCTTTTGCTCATTACGCTCTCGCTTATCATTTGCAATTCGGTAAGACTTTCGCTTATGTCCCGCAAGCTCCTGGTCGAGAACATGAAGTACGCGGGTGGCAGTTATCTGTTTATTGAATTCCCGTTTGTGCTCGAAGGGGCAATGCAAGGGTTTTTAGGGAGTGGCGTTGCTATTTTGTTGCTTGGGCTTGTCATCCGTTCGCTCGTGCAGATGTTCCCGATTGTGGCAAGTGGCGTTGCCTACTTTGGAATCGTGGCGCTATTTACGGTGCTCTTGGAAACGATGCTTGCGGGCTACTTTAGTTTCCGCACGGTGCGCAGTTTCTTGTTCGAAAAGAAGGGTGAGCAGGAATAA
- a CDS encoding InlB B-repeat-containing protein: MNRIYLSVLLLAAASAFAEKTVTPVAPKLVDNCYQIGTVAELFGFAEIVNDENNAAHDNCACGRLTADILVNTQNPENSDGSEIISWTPIMNYCGTFDGNGKSITGLSFIDWYGGNIGFFGSTIKKFVSLEEEYHATIKDLNLIDAYFSGDTCVGTLIGHGEETDIINVHTDGSAHGRYAIGGFAGYLRTGTITHSFNEAGGDAKAAGGAFIGVVEGNISITNSYNKGHLTPDNDGCCSSSTPKSPIRLVGYNYGTVTVENSYHMPQKTWDNDRASLDGVTVIHSFYDGSYIGKYGTHVTTHEFNDGTVAKLLREYKSDSTGTDGSVWGQEIGKDESPVFTDKFNFYSIIPQTPKMVEGCYQIGTVEELFGFANIVNTSLYNITPFCAQLTKDITLNKDVAAKKKGDIQWIPIRDFDGTFDGQGHTISGIYINDTTLTNAGLFASVFNRDPLSPTIIKDVNIADTYIRGGLNTGTLVGEIDTLSKDVVIENCGVNAVTGNSYIYEAKQYRGGIVGLLHGGTLTIKQTSSEINLFGYGNGGGLVGNVMGSLNIVNSYSILTDADYFQAQGLVGYAPQPYYSGSTPVTAQINIENSYGLTKSATTPDLIYVHLSRVPVPVTYKNVFHIDYSGTSQDSIGLFSATEEQFKNGAVASALHMYKSETADGSVWGQNVGTDEYPKLTGNITGATSVKSSSLKLVTYDTDTTTYRDKYVEGLESLLPIPERKDYVFKGWFSNKDYSGSPVKFIPNDATGDLTYYAQWWHNPSIVNNCYEIGDIGELYQFADMYNSEAKHTSTCVKLTANIIDNKNVLVNGKINEADSAKFKKWTPIKNFIGTFDGQGHTISGLFVSNSADGVGLFGSIGLKREVGEKAPVTKTVIQNINIKDSYFYGNKYVGSLIGRAESASILSVINISSESNINANSNHAGGIIGYYGNDEGPDEGIELNIVNVHHDGETFGLNCVGGIAGSILYAKSTIINASNTGATLGYGGIGGLVGQIISYDTSKSTMMYSYNEGFVSSINAAVGGLVAFQKYFLDLYNSYNVGNVQAGTFKSGGIIGQTDGILSIVNTYNKGIVSAEKDSLVDALVAETGENSEVSLNNTFYVNTAKTTQSGTAASATEFTDLSLAKKLHDYNKNGINGDVWGQETGDAYPHFKKNVVEEFAAAYIKTLNLEIAISSSSSVNSSSSTAQSSSSSAKSSSSSVNSSSSVTVSSSSEESSSSAKSSSSSAKSSSSSKIASSSSSSAKSSSSAKSSSSNAKSSSSVTVSSSSKGTGLEKVRSIAKLHIAVEPNFISIHGAQIGANVTLLDMQGRVLYRHHAVSSDFNIAKPAPGSYIIHIMNKKQIVTIR, translated from the coding sequence ATGAATCGTATCTACTTGTCTGTATTGCTTTTAGCGGCAGCATCCGCTTTTGCCGAAAAAACTGTAACCCCCGTCGCCCCCAAACTGGTGGATAACTGCTACCAGATTGGCACTGTAGCCGAACTTTTCGGTTTTGCAGAAATCGTGAACGACGAAAATAATGCAGCTCACGACAATTGCGCCTGCGGAAGACTCACCGCCGATATTCTGGTAAATACCCAAAACCCGGAAAACTCTGATGGTTCAGAGATCATTTCGTGGACGCCCATCATGAACTATTGCGGGACCTTCGACGGCAACGGCAAAAGCATAACGGGGCTTAGTTTCATCGACTGGTATGGTGGCAACATCGGCTTTTTCGGAAGCACCATCAAAAAATTCGTCTCCCTCGAAGAAGAATACCACGCCACCATCAAGGACCTTAATCTGATCGACGCCTATTTCAGTGGCGACACCTGCGTCGGAACACTCATCGGACATGGCGAAGAAACCGACATCATCAACGTCCACACAGACGGTTCCGCCCACGGAAGATACGCCATCGGCGGTTTTGCAGGATACCTCAGAACCGGAACCATTACGCATTCCTTCAACGAAGCGGGCGGCGATGCCAAAGCCGCAGGCGGTGCTTTCATCGGCGTTGTCGAAGGGAACATCAGCATTACAAATTCCTACAATAAAGGGCACCTTACACCAGACAACGATGGCTGCTGCTCATCATCTACTCCCAAGTCCCCCATTCGCCTAGTCGGGTACAATTACGGGACGGTCACTGTTGAAAATTCCTACCACATGCCCCAAAAAACATGGGACAATGATAGGGCATCACTCGATGGTGTTACCGTCATCCACAGTTTTTACGATGGTTCCTATATCGGTAAGTACGGCACCCACGTCACCACACATGAATTCAACGACGGCACAGTGGCGAAGCTTTTACGCGAATACAAATCCGACAGTACCGGCACCGACGGCTCCGTATGGGGACAAGAAATCGGAAAAGACGAATCACCCGTATTTACAGACAAGTTCAACTTTTATTCCATTATCCCGCAAACTCCAAAGATGGTCGAAGGTTGCTACCAGATCGGCACTGTTGAAGAGCTCTTCGGTTTTGCAAACATCGTCAACACTTCGCTGTACAACATCACGCCGTTCTGCGCCCAGCTGACAAAAGACATTACCCTCAACAAGGACGTTGCCGCCAAAAAGAAAGGCGACATCCAATGGATTCCGATTCGAGATTTCGACGGCACGTTCGACGGTCAGGGCCACACGATTTCGGGCATTTACATTAACGATACGACACTCACAAATGCAGGCTTATTCGCATCTGTTTTTAACCGAGACCCGCTCTCCCCCACAATCATCAAGGACGTTAACATCGCTGATACATACATTCGTGGTGGTCTGAACACAGGAACCCTGGTGGGCGAAATCGACACCCTCAGCAAAGATGTTGTCATCGAAAATTGCGGAGTCAATGCCGTAACGGGGAACTCTTATATATACGAAGCGAAACAGTATAGAGGTGGCATTGTCGGGCTCTTGCATGGTGGAACGCTTACGATTAAGCAAACTTCTAGCGAAATCAACTTGTTTGGATATGGCAACGGAGGAGGACTTGTCGGTAACGTCATGGGTTCGCTGAACATTGTCAATTCCTACAGCATCCTCACCGACGCCGACTATTTCCAAGCTCAAGGACTTGTGGGTTACGCGCCACAGCCATACTATTCAGGCAGCACTCCTGTTACAGCACAAATTAACATAGAAAATTCCTATGGGCTTACAAAATCCGCAACAACTCCGGATTTGATATATGTTCACCTCAGTAGAGTTCCAGTTCCCGTTACATACAAAAACGTTTTCCACATTGACTACTCCGGGACTTCTCAAGACAGCATTGGACTTTTCAGTGCCACAGAAGAACAGTTCAAAAACGGCGCGGTCGCAAGCGCATTGCACATGTACAAAAGCGAAACCGCCGACGGCTCCGTGTGGGGTCAAAATGTGGGCACAGACGAATATCCAAAGCTCACCGGAAATATCACAGGCGCTACTTCTGTCAAGAGTTCTTCGTTGAAGTTGGTAACATACGATACAGACACAACCACATATCGCGACAAATATGTCGAAGGATTAGAAAGCTTACTTCCGATTCCCGAACGCAAGGACTATGTTTTTAAGGGTTGGTTCAGCAACAAGGACTATTCAGGAAGTCCAGTGAAATTCATTCCAAACGATGCAACAGGCGACTTGACTTATTACGCCCAATGGTGGCACAACCCGAGCATTGTCAACAACTGCTACGAAATCGGCGACATTGGCGAGCTGTATCAATTTGCCGACATGTACAACAGCGAAGCGAAGCACACGAGCACATGTGTCAAGCTTACGGCAAACATCATCGACAACAAGAATGTTCTCGTCAACGGAAAAATCAACGAAGCAGATTCTGCAAAATTCAAAAAATGGACTCCAATCAAGAATTTCATTGGTACGTTTGATGGTCAAGGTCACACCATTTCAGGTCTTTTCGTTTCCAATTCCGCAGATGGAGTCGGGCTCTTTGGCTCAATCGGCTTAAAAAGAGAAGTCGGTGAAAAAGCACCCGTGACCAAAACAGTCATTCAAAACATCAACATCAAAGACTCTTATTTCTACGGAAACAAGTATGTCGGGAGTCTCATTGGACGAGCCGAATCAGCTTCTATTTTGTCGGTGATAAATATTTCTAGCGAAAGCAACATCAATGCAAATTCCAATCACGCTGGAGGAATCATCGGTTATTATGGCAACGATGAAGGTCCGGACGAAGGCATCGAACTGAACATAGTCAACGTCCACCATGATGGCGAAACTTTTGGTCTCAATTGCGTCGGAGGCATTGCAGGTTCTATCTTATATGCAAAATCAACTATAATCAACGCGTCTAATACTGGAGCCACTTTAGGGTATGGCGGAATTGGCGGATTAGTCGGGCAAATAATTAGCTACGACACATCTAAATCCACAATGATGTACTCTTACAACGAAGGCTTCGTCAGTTCCATCAATGCTGCAGTAGGCGGTTTAGTTGCATTCCAGAAATATTTCCTAGATCTTTACAACTCTTACAATGTTGGCAACGTCCAAGCAGGTACGTTTAAATCTGGCGGGATTATTGGACAAACGGACGGTATTCTTTCCATCGTTAATACGTATAACAAAGGCATTGTCAGCGCCGAAAAGGATTCATTAGTAGACGCACTCGTCGCCGAAACGGGCGAAAATTCCGAAGTCTCATTGAACAATACATTCTATGTGAATACAGCAAAAACAACTCAAAGCGGAACCGCAGCAAGTGCTACCGAGTTTACAGATTTGTCGCTGGCCAAGAAGCTCCATGATTACAACAAGAATGGAATTAATGGTGACGTATGGGGGCAAGAAACAGGTGATGCTTACCCGCACTTCAAGAAGAATGTTGTCGAAGAATTTGCAGCCGCTTACATCAAGACGCTCAACCTCGAAATTGCAATTAGCTCTTCAAGCAGCGTGAATTCGAGCAGCTCTACCGCGCAATCGTCATCCAGTTCCGCAAAATCGTCTTCAAGCAGCGTGAATTCAAGTTCTAGCGTAACGGTCTCCAGCTCTAGCGAAGAATCCAGTAGTTCCGCGAAGTCGTCGTCCTCCTCTGCGAAATCCAGCAGTTCTTCAAAGATTGCTTCGAGTTCTTCGAGCAGCGCGAAATCGAGCAGCTCCGCGAAGTCATCTTCGAGCAATGCAAAGTCTAGTTCCAGCGTAACTGTTTCCAGCTCAAGCAAGGGAACAGGACTTGAAAAAGTAAGGTCAATTGCAAAATTGCACATTGCCGTTGAACCAAACTTCATTTCGATTCACGGAGCACAGATTGGAGCCAACGTAACTTTATTGGATATGCAAGGACGAGTTCTGTACCGCCATCATGCGGTGAGTTCGGACTTTAACATTGCCAAACCGGCCCCAGGATCGTATATAATACACATCATGAACAAAAAGCAAATCGTCACGATACGGTAA